The sequence GTGCTTGTGGGTATTCCATACATTTATAGTATCTTTCAGTCTCTGATGTTCACCATTAAGATTTTCACTTTGACCTTCTGTGGCTCTAATGTCATCAGTCATTTCTATTGTGATGATGTCCCCTTGATACCTATGCTCTGCTCAAATGCACAAGAGGTACAGTTGTTGATCATAATGTTTTCAGCATTTAATTTGATATCATCCCTCCTGGTTGTCCTGCTGTCCTACCTGCTGATTCTGATAGCCATATTTCGAATGCATTCTGCTGAGGGCAGGAGAAAAGCTTTCTCCACATGTGGTTCTCATCTGACAGTGGTGGTTGTGTTCTATGGGTCTCTACTGTTCATGTATGTGCAGCCCAAATCTGCTCATTCTTTTGATACTGACAAAATGGCCTCAGTGTTTTACACTTTAGTCATTCCTATGCTTAACCCCTTGATCTACAGCTTAAGgaataaagaagtaaaaagtgCCTTCTACAGGGCCATTAAGAATCCATGCAATCTTTGTATTTAGTATTCAATATGCAATACTGTTTTGAGGCAAATGTACTGGAAATTATctctaaaacattttctttggctGCAAAGCTAAGACTGATTATAAAGCAAAGACAAATGCTCTGTGCCCATTATATTCATTCAAATTAATTCTCATAATGTATATTTCAAGTTAAATGTCATTTCTTCCCCAAAACGGCAAGCTTCTATTCATTCCTTCCTTATGTGATTTTATAGAAACTCATATTTCCCTAATGAAAAGATTTGTCAGGCACCTCATCAGTAAACTGTGTGGTTGTTTCAATGTTGTTTTTGCTTTCATTAAGAAGGGAATGTTCTCAACCTTGCTTTCATGTCTTTTCTTAGACTAAATTAATACTAAAATAAGTAATCAAAACTGGAGACAAAGTGTTACCGGTGTTCCTGTTGACCCCATCAGTAATTAGCCTTCTGTGTCTCCTACTGTGATAATCATTTCTTATCTATGTGCTGCTCCAACATATGTGAAGTGTGCTAGGTAATTTTGATCAGTTATATAATTTGACATCCTTCCTTCTGAGAAAACTAGTCCTGCATGCTGGTTCTCACTACCCTATTCTTCATGCATAGACAgtagttagaaaagaaaaaaaaaatgaaaagtgaatAGAGACggggagagaaaaggaggaaggagaaaaaatattAAGGATGCCTGATGTGAAGGACTATTTATTAAAGGTAATAACTGATGGAGATTATGATGATTAAAAAAGAATTCTAAAACCAAGAGAACATATTGGCATGCTTTCTTAGTCTTATTTTCAATGTATTGGAGAATATTATATGTATAAAGAAGGAAGATCAATGTATAAAAAGGGCATATTACTCTAGAGTGAACAATTGTATTGCTCAACATCCACGTATTTTGTTAAAGGCAAAATGTGGATATTGTTACACTTCATTTGTAGAGGATGTATAAGGGATGGTAAGCTGAATTCTACTGAATGCATCGATATTATACTGAAGCAGTAAATACTTTTGccattaatttctttttgttcacTAAAAGACTGTGGgaataaatatttatgatattTCCAATTTTTATTCCTTTCAAACTAACAAAAAATCTTCCTATCTTCCATGTTGTCTTCATCTTCATTAGGTTAATGACAAAACACTTGTCAAGGGTCATAATTTactcaaaacaaaaatgaaatagtgTTTACTCTCTGTTTTTCCTTGGCACAGACAGAGTTCTAAGAAAAAATTCTGAATAGCTCAATAAGATGGCTGGTAAAACAAGAAAGTAAAGACATTTACCATAGTGCTGATGGTCCTTACCCCATCTTGATTTTGTTCTAGTCTCCACAAGTATGTGTGCCACTAATCCAGAGAAGTACAAACTTTAGTATATTATGCCTAAAGtgcatattttcttcatttttttggaaaCCTAATAGCATCTGACAGAGCTAGAATATATGTGCAATACCCAATACTGAACTAAAGCAGAAACCTTGTCAAAAATGCAGAATGATTACATATTTTGGAAAGAATCAAAACTGTTCAAGAAGTGACAACAATTTATGTCAGAAAAGCTACTATGGTAAAACAGGTAAACAGAATATTATTTATGTAATCATAAAATTACAGATTTCTAGGTGTTTTAATTTGGAGTGTTATTGAGTATAATGCAGTTTACATATTTTATATGATTTAATATGTAcctatacatatttatgtatgaTTTAAGACTGCACTGAACCAACATaaaggtatattaaaaaaattaggagCTCCAAAAAATTGATCTCAGATAGAAGAAACACACACACCATTGCTTTGTCAatcccaaatcatggtgaccatgtgtgtgtcagaatagaactgtcctgcGTAAgggttcaatggctgattcttcagaagtagatccaaaGGTTTTTCTTTAAGTCATTCCTGGGTGGATTCCaaactccaaacttttggttagcagcttgaggttgtgtgtgtgtatccatatatatatatatatatatatatatatatatttaagtatgtatgtatgtacagaggaaaccctagtggcataatggttaagtgctactgctgctaaccaaagggtcggcagttcaaatccatcaggcgctccttggaaactctatggggtagttctactctgtcctatatagtagagtgggaattgactcgatggcactgggtttggttttgttgggtttttttagtATAAACAGAGACGATGAACAAAAATGCAGTGGCTAATATAAACACCACATTGGCTTGATTTTTTTAACACAAACGTTCATtcaatataaacttatatatttaTTAAGTCAAACTCTAAAAATCTACTTCAtcatgaaatgtattttttctgtattttgcagTAAAAGTACAAATCTTAAAATTCTAAAACtcaagaaatggataaattgaaGAATTTGATGAACAGAGCATTAATAGACAACACATTGAAGAGCTGAAATGTGTGtttataataattatttattaagGTGAAATTCACAACACCATCATTTAAAAGTGttcaattcagtggcttttattACATTCACAATAATGTGTAACCATCAGGTTTATCTAGCACAAGATAATTTTTATCACTCCATAGATGTCCTCCTATAGATTAGGATACCTCTTCTGAACTTCTCTACCTCCACACAGCCCCTGACAACCATGAATCTGATTTTTGTCTCTATGGCTTTTCCTATTCTGCTATTGCATATGAATAGAAATGTTCAATATGTGATCTTctgattttttgcttttcttactTAACATTAGATTTTCCAGTTTCATCCACATCATAGCATGTATTGGTACTTCATTTTTTATGACGGAATGAATGAATATACcgtattttctttattcatttatctgctgatggacgttgagttgtttctacttttttttgctattgtgaatttgcttctatgaacattcatgtaaaattttttgtttgaacatgttttcaattattttgggtatatactagAAGAGGATTTGCTGCACCAAAAGGCAATTTTACATACTGCAACATTGGTTGTAGTATATATAACTAATGATAAGATacataagaaaaaacaaagatggtCTTAAGTGTGGTTCCTTGTTACTCTAATAATTCATAAATTGGGGATTACGGGTATCTCCCATTTTTGAAAGTTTGCTTCACACCACTTCACTTTTATGAAAGGCCTGCATTAGTACTTTTTTTcactgctggaggtcctagctagagcaataagccaagaaaaagaaataaaggacatcaaaattggtaaggaagaagtaaaactatccctattggcAGATGTCATAATACAGTACATagagagcagccctggtggcacagtggttaagcatttggctgataaccaaaatgttggcagttcaaacctaccagctgctctttggaagtcctatgggccagttctactctattctagaggattgctataggttggaatcaactcgatggcaatgtgattggtttttggttttttatacataAAGAACCCAGAAGGCTCCACattaaaactactggaactaataggaagattcagcagagtagcaggatacaagacatccaaaaatcatttggattcctatacaccaatacagagaactatgaaaatgaaatcagaaaaaccatttataatatcccttaaaaacaaacaaaaaaacaacttaggaataaatctaaccagggacttaaaatacctatacaaagaaaactacaaaaccctacttgaagaaaccaaaagagaccatcATAAACGGAAGAACACACCATGTTGATGAATcagtaggctcaacattgtgaaaatgtcaattctacctgaaGCAATCTATCAATACAATTAAaccagatccaaataccaacagcat comes from Elephas maximus indicus isolate mEleMax1 chromosome 7, mEleMax1 primary haplotype, whole genome shotgun sequence and encodes:
- the LOC126080247 gene encoding olfactory receptor 8K5-like → MDQKNLTVMTEFILIGVTRRPELQLPLLGVFLLIYMITVMGNLGLIILTKVDSRLHTPMYFFIRHLAVIDLGNSTVICPKMLVTFVVNKNTISYYECATQLAFFILFIISELFILSAMAYDRYVAICNPLLYNVIMSPRRCHVLVGIPYIYSIFQSLMFTIKIFTLTFCGSNVISHFYCDDVPLIPMLCSNAQEVQLLIIMFSAFNLISSLLVVLLSYLLILIAIFRMHSAEGRRKAFSTCGSHLTVVVVFYGSLLFMYVQPKSAHSFDTDKMASVFYTLVIPMLNPLIYSLRNKEVKSAFYRAIKNPCNLCI